A genomic window from Inediibacterium massiliense includes:
- a CDS encoding PSP1 domain-containing protein, translating into MVTVVGIRFKKAGKIYYFDPDEVQIQKGQNAIVETARGIEFGEVVVGPKEILEEDIVAPLKKVIRVATLEDEIQNQQNIEKEKAAFEICLEKIILHKLDMKLIDVEYTFDNNKVIFYFTADGRVDFRELVKDLAAVFKTRIELRQIGVRDEAKMIGGLGPCGRGLCCANWLGDFEPVSIKMAKEQNLSLNPTKISGICGRLMCCLKYEHDTYQCLRENLPEIGEKVITPDGKGIVVDNNVLLECVKVRLIIEERPEKEDKLSDDLTIYDKKVIQRIHSCCCQRGEAETEDIEESLKHLEE; encoded by the coding sequence ATGGTAACTGTTGTAGGAATACGATTTAAAAAAGCAGGGAAAATTTATTATTTTGATCCTGATGAAGTACAAATACAAAAAGGACAAAATGCAATTGTAGAGACTGCTAGAGGAATAGAGTTTGGAGAAGTGGTTGTAGGACCCAAAGAAATTCTAGAGGAAGATATTGTAGCACCTTTAAAGAAAGTAATTCGAGTAGCTACATTAGAAGATGAGATACAAAATCAGCAAAATATAGAAAAAGAGAAGGCAGCTTTTGAAATTTGTCTTGAAAAAATAATCCTTCATAAATTGGATATGAAGCTTATTGATGTAGAGTATACTTTTGATAACAACAAAGTAATCTTTTATTTTACTGCAGATGGAAGAGTAGATTTTAGAGAGTTAGTAAAAGATTTGGCTGCAGTCTTTAAAACTCGTATAGAATTAAGACAAATAGGAGTAAGAGATGAAGCAAAGATGATCGGAGGATTGGGTCCTTGTGGGAGAGGTCTTTGTTGTGCCAATTGGCTTGGGGATTTTGAACCTGTGTCTATAAAAATGGCAAAGGAGCAAAATTTATCTTTAAATCCTACAAAAATATCAGGAATTTGTGGAAGGCTTATGTGTTGTTTAAAATATGAGCATGATACTTATCAATGTCTACGAGAAAATCTTCCAGAGATAGGAGAAAAAGTAATTACTCCAGATGGAAAAGGTATTGTAGTAGATAATAATGTATTATTAGAATGTGTAAAAGTGAGACTCATTATAGAAGAAAGACCAGAAAAAGAAGACAAACTAAGTGATGATTTAACCATATATGATAAAAAGGTGATACAAAGAATACATTCTTGTTGTTGTCAAAGAGGAGAAGCAGAAACAGAAGATATAGAAGAGTCTCTTAAGCATCTAGAAGAATAA
- a CDS encoding DUF362 domain-containing protein, whose amino-acid sequence MAYIITEACISCGACEPECPVSVISAGDDKYVIDASGCIDCGACANVCPVDAPRPE is encoded by the coding sequence ATGGCATATATAATCACAGAAGCATGTATCAGTTGTGGTGCATGTGAGCCTGAATGTCCTGTGAGTGTTATTAGTGCAGGTGATGATAAATATGTAATTGATGCATCAGGATGTATTGATTGCGGAGCTTGTGCCAATGTATGTCCTGTAGATGCACCAAGACCTGAATAA
- a CDS encoding TlpA disulfide reductase family protein, translating to MIKKSIWIGMVLGICLSMSGCLKDMKEVESIKKEETTKKSEVYVGEQAYDFTLLDREGNEIRLSDLKEKVVLINFFTTKSPNAVKELKDLQQVYEKYEKDDVVTLAVNVLAAEKKDMEEVNAFLDEKGYTFPVLFDINGDVAIGYKVRKYPFTYIIDEKGKITDFSWEVMDKEEMIQKIEKARQNK from the coding sequence ATGATAAAAAAATCGATATGGATTGGTATGGTCCTAGGAATCTGTTTATCCATGAGTGGATGCCTAAAAGATATGAAAGAAGTAGAAAGTATTAAAAAAGAAGAAACCACAAAAAAATCAGAGGTATATGTAGGAGAACAAGCATATGATTTTACCCTTTTAGATCGAGAAGGAAATGAAATTAGACTTTCGGATTTAAAAGAAAAAGTAGTTTTGATTAATTTTTTTACTACAAAATCTCCTAATGCTGTAAAAGAATTAAAGGATTTGCAGCAAGTATATGAAAAATATGAAAAAGATGATGTAGTTACATTGGCAGTCAATGTATTAGCTGCTGAGAAAAAAGATATGGAAGAAGTAAATGCTTTTTTAGATGAAAAGGGATATACATTTCCAGTACTTTTTGATATAAATGGAGATGTAGCTATAGGATATAAGGTAAGGAAATATCCTTTCACTTATATAATAGATGAAAAAGGAAAGATTACTGATTTTTCTTGGGAAGTAATGGACAAAGAAGAAATGATACAAAAAATCGAAAAAGCGAGACAGAATAAGTAG